A single window of Candidatus Flexicrinis affinis DNA harbors:
- a CDS encoding ABC transporter permease, producing MHSSTRAGWGVKLGAVGAFVFLHFPLLIIILYAFTTEEASFRFPPPGLTTQWIGELFNRDDFWRALGLSLQVAVIATLLALILGTLIALALARANFFGRDSISLLVILPIALPGIVSGIALRSAVSILGVPFSTWTIILGHATFCIVTVYNNTVARLRRTAHSQVEASMDLGASSFQTFRYIILPNIATALVAGGMLAFALSFDEVIVTTFTAGNQQTLPIWIFSQLTRPRDRPVTNVAALFVIAVTFIPIILAHRLTRDQRD from the coding sequence ATGCACTCTAGTACGCGTGCTGGCTGGGGGGTCAAGCTCGGCGCCGTCGGCGCGTTCGTGTTCCTGCACTTCCCGCTGTTGATCATCATCCTCTACGCATTTACGACCGAGGAAGCGTCGTTCCGCTTCCCGCCGCCCGGCCTCACCACGCAGTGGATCGGCGAGCTGTTCAACCGCGACGACTTCTGGCGCGCGCTGGGGCTGTCATTGCAGGTCGCCGTGATTGCGACGCTGCTGGCGCTTATCCTCGGGACGCTGATCGCGTTGGCGCTGGCCCGGGCAAACTTCTTCGGCCGCGATTCGATCTCGCTGCTGGTGATTCTGCCGATTGCCCTGCCCGGTATCGTGTCTGGCATCGCGCTGCGCAGCGCCGTCAGCATTCTCGGCGTGCCGTTCAGTACGTGGACGATCATCCTCGGTCATGCAACGTTCTGTATCGTGACGGTTTACAACAACACCGTTGCACGGCTGAGGCGCACGGCACACTCGCAAGTCGAGGCGTCTATGGACCTCGGCGCGTCGTCATTCCAGACGTTCCGCTATATCATCCTGCCGAATATCGCGACGGCGCTGGTCGCCGGGGGCATGTTGGCGTTTGCACTGTCGTTTGACGAGGTCATCGTGACCACGTTCACAGCAGGCAACCAGCAGACGCTTCCGATCTGGATCTTCAGCCAGCTCACGCGCCCGCGCGACCGCCCGGTGACCAACGTCGCTGCGTTGTTTGTGATCGCCGTGACGTTCATCCCGATTATCCTAGCCCATCGGCTCACTCG